A section of the Octopus sinensis unplaced genomic scaffold, ASM634580v1 Contig13526, whole genome shotgun sequence genome encodes:
- the LOC115229692 gene encoding mRNA decay activator protein ZFP36L2-B-like produces MTSVTSLYEIKEPIRTPNSVSHRSSTTIDRKAVGGPVDIGSSASRNRKITLSSGAPPVGASSVSIISTSSNSNTTSSTSSSAQYYMRLNSHNSLISSSGPGGNNNGNNNTSHSTMVPSHPCKLDRSMSEPADSSRSAAIANGHHHHNGNHHNNNNNNNNNGVGSCSSSSSSGSSSSLSQINSNKYKTELCRSYDESRQCKYGEKCRYAHGTTELRTPARHPKYKTEPCRTYHSSGFCPYGPRCHFIHNENERKTSSGTTASSCSSNTSAAAGGAMSSGGGSPSSSSSSSPSPGLSVSLHNAVNSNAIGVAGPTSTAAATSPPPLHLPHHSPHQQHNSHHHHHQSSLLKESGLSHQQQQQYHSNSSSHYSQNGTSGTNGVSLLTGPSSLSPQHSPPLPQFSPFYSSRLSPTGGAAFGANNSRPKLISYNSSPPSLGSTGDSPPPSSVSESPTRSLNRQSPLFFGDDFPNNNNNNNINIYNNHLNNMNAATTPSFTTSTTSNSAGPSSLIIINSSNMGGNNINNNNNHINNINGMLSSSTATGLSSNLSALGRLAMSSSHNVGDELALATSRLSPNAPGTPTTPPPLPYETVRQHETYENSFHPFNAFNLTGQDYTSGTGSFTSPGQSSYKMFYQTLNDPSGAAHISSNSSSSSSLSSSSTYDAFFSLGAAEKPFATSRMPMWTDLEA; encoded by the coding sequence acTCCGAACTCGGTTTCTCACAGATCTTCGACCACAATCGATCGTAAAGCAGTTGGTGGCCCAGTGGATATCGGCTCGTCTGCGTCTCGCAATCGGAAGATTACCCTATCGTCTGGCGCGCCTCCAGTCGGAGCGTCATCCGTGTCCATCATATCCACTTCGTCAAACAGCAACACCACATCGTCTACGTCTTCGTCGGCCCAATACTACATGCGTTTGAACAGCCATAATTCCTTGATCTCATCCAGTGGGCCAGGAggtaacaacaacggcaacaacaacacctCCCATAGCACAATGGTTCCGTCTCATCCTTGCAAATTGGATCGCAGCATGAGTGAACCTGCCGATTCCTCTCGCTCTGCAGCCATCGCcaatggccaccaccaccacaacggcaaccaccacaataacaacaacaacaacaataataatggtgttggtagttgtagcagtagtagcagcagtggcagcagcagcagcctgaGTCAAATAAATTCTAACAAGTACAAGACAGAACTTTGTCGTTCCTATGATGAGAGTCGTCAATGCAAATATGGTGAGAAGTGCCGCTATGCCCATGGCACCACGGAGCTGAGGACGCCAGCCAGGCACCCAAAGTACAAGACGGAACCCTGCCGCACTTACCATTCCAGCGGCTTCTGCCCCTACGGTCCTCGGTGCCACTTTATCCACAACGAGAACGAGCGCAAGACCTCTTCAGGTACCACCGCTTCCAGCTGCTCCTCCAACACTTCCGCTGCCGCCGGTGGGGCCATGTCGTCCGGTGGTGGGTCACCTTCGTCTTCCTCCTCGTCATCCCCGTCTCCCGGCCTGTCCGTCAGTCTTCACAATGCTGTCAACAGCAATGCAATCGGGGTCGCCGGCCCCACGAGCACTGCGGCCGCCACCTCTCCACCTCCCCTCCACCTCCCCCACCACTCGCCCCACCAGCAACACAactctcaccatcaccaccaccaaagttCCTTGTTAAAAGAGTCTGGTCTCagccatcaacagcaacagcagtaccatagcaacagcagcagtcacTACAGCCAAAACGGTACCAGTGGTACTAATGGGGTTTCACTATTGACAGGGCCTTCCAGCTTGTCACCCCAGCACTCGCCACCTCTTCCTCAATTCTCCCCGTTCTATAGTTCACGACTGTCTCCAACAGGTGGCGCCGCATTCGGTGCTAACAACAGCAGGCCTAAGCTGATCAGTTACAACTCCAGCCCACCTTCTCTTGGATCCACAGGTGACTCTCCCCCTCCGTCCAGCGTCAGCGAGAGTCCGACGAGGAGTCTCAACCGGCAGAGTCCTCTCTTCTTCGGCGACGATttcccaaacaacaacaacaacaataatattaacatctACAACAACCACCTGAATAACATGAACGCCGCCACAACCCCATCTTTCACCACTTCGACCACCTCAAACTCCGCTGGACCAtccagcctcatcatcatcaacagcagcaacatgggaggcaacaacatcaacaataacaacaaccacatcaaTAATATTAACGGTATGCTCTCTTCTTCGACGGCTACGGGGTTGTCCAGCAATTTGTCCGCTCTCGGGAGACTCGCCATGTCCTCCTCTCACAACGTTGGGGACGAGCTCGCTTTGGCCACCTCCAGATTGTCCCCAAATGCTCCTGGCACACCTACGACGCCACCACCGCTCCCCTACGAGACGGTGCGACAGCATGAGACCTACGAGAACAGCTTCCACCCCTTCAATGCTTTCAACTTGACCGGACAGGACTACACCAGCGGAACCGGCAGTTTTACTTCACCTGGTCAGTCTTCATACAAGATGTTTTACCAAACTCTCAACGACCCTTCTGGAGCAGCTCACATCTCGTCGaattcttcgtcttcgtcttctctGTCCTCCTCGTCGACCTACGACGCTTTCTTCAGTTTGGGAGCCGCCGAGAAACCCTTTGCTACTTCCAGAATGCCAATGTGGACCGATTTGGAGGCGTAA